From a region of the Polypterus senegalus isolate Bchr_013 unplaced genomic scaffold, ASM1683550v1 scaffold_1911, whole genome shotgun sequence genome:
- the LOC120520648 gene encoding GTP-binding protein 1-like: MASGTVTQAGPGSVLAPEPLVPACMFAPDRGSGDDVTETEHCEDGEAMNGSVGDQLDFTSKVALVSPSGEQYDLLLRQLRDRMDEGCGETIYVIGVGSDGRDYGLNEADMEASIATVRSLSEQVDADMILLRERQEAGGKVRDYLIRRRVGESDFLEVRVAVVGNVDAGKSTLLGVLTHGELDNGRGFARQKLFRHKHEMESGRTSSVGNDILGFDQQGQVVNKPDSHGGSLDWTKICEKSSKVITFIDLAGHEKYLKTTVFGMTGHLPDFCMLMVGSNAGIVGMTKEHLGLALALNVPVFVVVTKIDMCPANILQETLKLLQRLLKSPGCRKIPVLVQNKDDVIVTASNFSSERMCPIFQISNVTGENMDLLKMFLNLLSSRTSYSDEEPAEFQIDDTYSVPGVGTVVSGTTLRGLIRLNDILLLGPDPLGNFIPIAVKSIHRKRMPVKEVRGGQTASFALKKIKRSSIRKGMVMVSPKLNPQASWEFEAEILVLHHPTTISPRYQAMVHCGSIRQTATILSMNKDCLRTGDKATVHFRFIKTPEYLHTDQRLVFREGRTKAVGTITKLLQTTNNLPSNAKPQQIKMQSTRKTPLLRKEEGLPAGGGATAEDNPPSQQVSGRPNSPLAVM, encoded by the exons ATGGCATCGGGCACGGTGACACAAGCCGGCCCGGGATCCGTTTTGGCCCCAGAGCCGCTGGTGCCGGCATGCATGTTCGCTCCGGACCGAGGGAGTGGCGACGATGTAACCGAGACGGAGCACTGCGAAGACGGTGAGGCGATGAACGGCAGTGTCGGGGATCAGCTCGACTTCACCAGTAAG GTGGCCCTAGTGAGCCCCAGTGGGGAGCAGTATGACTTGTTGCTTCGACAGCTCCGAGACAGGATGGATGAAGGTTGCGGAGAAACCATCTATGTAATTGGAGTTGGTTCAG atgGAAGAGACTATGGTCTGAATGAGGCTGACATGGAAGCTTCTATAGCAACAGTGCGTTCACTGTCCGAGCAGGTGGATGCTGACATGATCCTGCTCAGAGAGCGGCAAGAGGCAGGAGGCAAAGTTCGGGACTATCTTATACGCAGACGTGTTGGTGAGAGCGATTTCCTTGAAGTGCG TGTGGCTGTAGTTGGCAATGTGGATGCTGGGAAGAGTACACTGCTGGGTGTTCTGACGCATGGAGAGCTGGATAACGGTCGTGGATTTGCACGACAGAAACTTTTTCGGCACAAACATGAAATGGAGTCTGGCCGTACCAGTAGTGTTGGAAACGACATCTTGGGCTTTGACCAGCAGGGTCAAGTGGTCAACAAGCCTGATAGCCATGGGGGTAGTCTTGATTGGACCAAGATCTGTGAAAAGTCCTCTAAAGTAATCACTTTCATTGACCTGGCGGGCCATGAGAAATACCTCAAGACGACAGTATTTGGCATGACCGGACACCTACCAGATTTCTGCATGCTTATG GTTGGCAGCAATGCTGGCATTGTTGGCATGACCAAGGAGCATCTAGGGTTGGCACTGGCACTGAATGTCCCTGTTTTTGTAGTGGTAACCAAAATTGACATGTGTCCGGCAAATATCCTGCAAG AAACTTTGAAACTTCTGCAGCGCTTGCTGAAATCTCCAGGTTGCAGAAAAATTCCAGTTTTAGTGCAGAATAAAGACGATGTTATTGTAACTGCCTCAAATTTCAGTTCTGAAAG AATGTGTCCCATTTTCCAGATCTCAAATGTCACCGGCGAGAACATGGACCTCCTTAAGATGTTCTTGAACTTGCTTTCCTCTAGAACATCATATAGTGATGAGGAGCCAGCAGAGTTTCAAATTGATGACACCTACTCTGTACCA ggagtGGGGACAGTAGTTTCAGGAACTACATTACGCGGATTGATACGCCTGAATGATATTTTGTTGCTTGGTCCAGACCCACTGGGCAACTTCATTCCTATTGCTGTCAAGTCAATCCATCGGAAGCGAATGCCTGTAAAGGAGGTTCGTGGTGGACAGACTGCTTCTTTTGCACTGAAGAAG ATCAAGCGTTCCTCCATAAGGAAAGGAATGGTTATGGTGTCTCCAAAGCTTAATCCTCAGGCATCTTGGGAGTTTGAAGCTGAAATTCTAGTCTTGCATCACCCGACAACAATTAGTCCCCGGTACCAGGCTATGG TTCATTGTGGCAGTATCCGGCAAACTGCAACCATCCTCTCAATGAACAAGGACTGCTTGCGGACAGGGGACAAAGCCACTGTTCATTTCCGTTTCATAAAGACCCCCGAGTACTTACATACTGATCAAAGGCTGGTCTTCAGGGAGGGACGTACCAAGGCAGTCGGAACTATTACCAAG TTATTACAGACCACCAATAACCTGCCCTCCAACGCCAAACCCCAACAGATTAAAATGCAGTCCACAAGAAAAACTCCTCTGCTGAGGAAAGAGGAGGGGTTACCAGCTGGCGGAGGGGCTACTGCAGAGGACAACCCACCGAGTCAGCAAGTTTCAGGTCGACCGAACAGCCCACTTGCAGTAATG